One Calditrichota bacterium genomic window, GCTTGTCGGGGAAAAATTGAGTATATTTGGGAGCCCTTGATTGGCGGAGACTTCCCTCTGGCATCCATCCTCGCACGTCTCTGCCGCACTACTCGCGTCATCGCGCTCCTTCCCGTTCACTCTGAGGGGAGGGTTTCAGCGCATCCTATGGGCTCCGGTTCCGACCTGTTATTTGCCCGCTAACTCCAACCTTTTAGGTAGTAGAGATGAAACGCACCGCGACCGTTTCAGTCCTCTCCGCACTTGGACTGCTCCTGTCATCAGGACTGGCCCTTGCGCAGGGTCATTTTGAGTTCACCCCTACGGAGGGCGCAACTCACACCCTCTTTATATCCGACGCCACAATAGACGGCGCCGCACTCGAGAACGGCGACGAGATCGCTGTCTTCAATGCCGGCGGGACGATCGGCGGGGTGATAATCGTCGAAGGCGGCGCTCCGCACGTTTTCGACGCCTATGCCGATGACGGCCAAGCACCCGGCTTTCAGGACGGACAGGCGATCCTGTTTCGCATTTACGATGCCGATGCCGAGACCGAACTGGACGCCAATTCGATGCCGTTGACGATCAACTTCGAGGCCAACGGCTTCTCGAACGTCATCCTCGTCGCTCAGCACAATCCCGTCCCGGCAATTCACTTCTCGGACCGCGACGGCAACGACTTCGGCGAGGTTGCGATCGGCAGCAGTTCGGCTTGGTTCACAACCATCACCAATCTCGGCTTTGCCGATCTGACTCTCGAATCGGTCACCGTCGGAGCCGGATTCACGCACAATTTCGGCGAAAATCAGGTCGTGCTCGCTCCGCTCGATCAAGTCGCGATCGAGGTGACGTTTTCGCCTGCGGAAGCCGTCGAATACTCCGTCGATTTGACGTTTAACTCGGACGATCCGGACGACGATCCGGTGGTGATGCAACTTATGGGCGTCGGCGTCGCGGCCGGCGCTCCCGACATTTCTCTATCTGACGACGCTCTCGCATTCGGCGAGGTGGTAATTGGGGCAAGCGGGCAACTCACCTTCACCATCAGCAACCTTGGATCGGCCGACCTGCATATCGAGTCTATCGAAGACGACCACGCCTACGCGGCGCTCTTTACCACCGACTTCGACAATGAAGCCGGTGCCACCCTGTCGCCCAACGCGTCGCTCGATGTGACGGTCAACTTCACCCCCGACGAGGCTGGCGAATTTGCCGCGGCGCTAACGATCGTGTCCGACTCGCCCGGCGAGGAAGAGGTCAACGTGTCGCTCACCGGCACCGGAGTCCAGGGCACACATTTCACCTTCACCGAGTCCTTCCGGACCCATACGCTGCTCGTAACCGAAGCTCTCCTCGACGGCACCTCGCTCGGCATCGGCGACGAAATCGGCGTCTTCACCCCGAATGATCTCTGCGCCGGCGGCATAGTGCTCGAAGCCGATCAGCCTCCCGTCGGGCTAAACGCCTACGGCGACGACCCCGAAAGCGGCGAAGTCGAAGGTTTCACCGCCGGTCAGGCTTTTGCCTTCCGCGTTTGGGATAACTCGGCCGAACAGGAATACCCCGCCGTCGCGCTCTACGACGACGGCCCGCAAGCCTGGCAACTGAACGGCTTCACCCAGATTCGCTTGAATGCTCAGACCGAAGCGGCGCCGGAGATCGAGATCGCCGAGGGCGACCTTATGCACGACTTCGGCGAAGTGGCCGTCGGTGGTGCGAGC contains:
- a CDS encoding choice-of-anchor D domain-containing protein translates to MKRTATVSVLSALGLLLSSGLALAQGHFEFTPTEGATHTLFISDATIDGAALENGDEIAVFNAGGTIGGVIIVEGGAPHVFDAYADDGQAPGFQDGQAILFRIYDADAETELDANSMPLTINFEANGFSNVILVAQHNPVPAIHFSDRDGNDFGEVAIGSSSAWFTTITNLGFADLTLESVTVGAGFTHNFGENQVVLAPLDQVAIEVTFSPAEAVEYSVDLTFNSDDPDDDPVVMQLMGVGVAAGAPDISLSDDALAFGEVVIGASGQLTFTISNLGSADLHIESIEDDHAYAALFTTDFDNEAGATLSPNASLDVTVNFTPDEAGEFAAALTIVSDSPGEEEVNVSLTGTGVQGTHFTFTESFRTHTLLVTEALLDGTSLGIGDEIGVFTPNDLCAGGIVLEADQPPVGLNAYGDDPESGEVEGFTAGQAFAFRVWDNSAEQEYPAVALYDDGPQAWQLNGFTQIRLNAQTEAAPEIEIAEGDLMHDFGEVAVGGASNWSFTIRNIGGATLMIHSITSSDEAFAVDFGEHVEIAPNEQVVVPVTFSPAEARDYAGTLTVSSDDGNESEIVIDLTGAGTEVIEPEIVVEPLDIDFG